The following proteins come from a genomic window of Corynebacterium sp. P4-C1:
- a CDS encoding CPBP family glutamic-type intramembrane protease produces the protein MHLSPPAIVYTFFAGLTMALVTRWHHSLWAGFILHMLNNLLVNVIVLTGL, from the coding sequence GTGCACCTTTCCCCTCCGGCGATCGTGTACACGTTCTTCGCCGGTCTCACCATGGCCCTGGTGACCCGCTGGCACCATTCGCTGTGGGCGGGATTCATCCTGCATATGCTCAACAACCTGCTCGTGAACGTCATCGTTCTCACGGGCCTGTAA
- a CDS encoding DMT family transporter, with protein MAQAQTGGDRLDLRPVALVLAGSLGIQSSAVVSSTLFGELGTVAVSTFRLVVAAVIMLTAFRPAVRTFTRQRWINACVYGIAMAAMNQFYFAAVHRLPLGVVVTLDFLGPCMVSFLGLKHWRERAWALVAFAGVVLIAGPSSGMDPVGLVFGFLAGAFFGAYTVFAERVGKADGGGLTDLAVSVAVAALVTLPIAAPKLTDVSPNAWLVLTLAALIGVVIPYIADTLAARLSSAQVVGTLFALDPVVGAVLGWLFMGDAMTPRILLGIPMVALAGAIVTWRSASRTRPGAADEERPPNSAGV; from the coding sequence GTGGCGCAAGCGCAGACGGGCGGAGACCGACTCGACCTACGCCCCGTCGCGCTCGTGCTGGCCGGTTCTTTAGGGATCCAGTCCTCCGCGGTCGTATCGTCGACGCTGTTCGGCGAGCTCGGCACAGTCGCGGTTTCCACGTTCCGCTTGGTCGTCGCTGCAGTGATCATGCTCACCGCGTTCCGCCCTGCGGTGCGCACATTCACGCGCCAACGTTGGATCAATGCGTGCGTGTACGGCATCGCGATGGCCGCGATGAACCAGTTCTACTTCGCTGCCGTCCACCGTCTCCCGCTCGGCGTTGTGGTCACACTCGACTTTCTCGGCCCGTGCATGGTCTCGTTTCTCGGCCTCAAGCATTGGCGGGAGCGCGCCTGGGCGCTCGTCGCGTTCGCCGGCGTGGTTCTCATTGCGGGGCCGTCATCGGGCATGGACCCGGTGGGCCTCGTTTTCGGCTTCCTCGCCGGTGCCTTCTTCGGCGCCTACACCGTCTTCGCGGAACGCGTGGGCAAGGCCGACGGCGGCGGCCTGACGGACCTCGCCGTTTCGGTCGCTGTCGCAGCACTCGTCACGCTCCCCATCGCCGCGCCGAAACTCACCGACGTCTCCCCCAACGCCTGGCTCGTCCTGACCCTTGCAGCACTCATCGGTGTGGTGATCCCTTATATCGCCGACACGTTGGCGGCGCGGTTGTCCTCGGCTCAGGTCGTCGGCACGCTCTTTGCTCTCGACCCTGTCGTCGGCGCGGTGCTCGGATGGCTGTTCATGGGCGATGCGATGACTCCCCGCATCCTGCTCGGCATCCCCATGGTGGCGCTCGCCGGCGCCATCGTCACCTGGCGGTCCGCCTCACGCACACGCCCCGGCGCCGCGGACGAGGAGCGCCCGCCGAATTCCGCGGGGGTCTAG
- a CDS encoding VOC family protein — MEREIVFIVYVSDIDRAVEFYRDVLELQTDFVTPRYVTFSLGEGVAFALWTGYSGALDGDSARTSEVCMNVPEDQVMKTYEAWQQKGVTVAEEPHEDVFGTTFVAADPDGNRIRVAPID, encoded by the coding sequence ATGGAACGCGAGATCGTATTCATCGTCTACGTCAGCGACATCGATCGCGCTGTTGAGTTCTACCGCGATGTGCTGGAATTGCAAACGGACTTCGTCACTCCTCGCTACGTCACTTTCTCGCTGGGCGAAGGCGTCGCGTTCGCATTGTGGACTGGTTATTCGGGGGCGCTGGACGGCGATTCAGCCCGCACATCCGAGGTCTGCATGAACGTGCCTGAAGATCAGGTGATGAAGACGTATGAAGCATGGCAGCAAAAGGGAGTCACCGTGGCGGAGGAGCCGCATGAGGACGTCTTCGGCACCACATTCGTCGCGGCGGATCCTGACGGGAACCGGATTCGCGTCGCCCCGATCGACTAG
- a CDS encoding type 1 glutamine amidotransferase domain-containing protein has product MKILALSTSVHRYATSGFRTGMWLGEFTHFYDVVTEAGHEVDLASVAGGVVPIDPVSLKAPVIQMGGTNKRYEDPEFMSLLDDTPAIADVDLDSYDAIYLIGGHGTMYDFTDPDVKKAVAHFADANKIVSGVCHGPVSLLDVTLADGSQLIDGRRLTGYSWTEEKLANRTDEVPFSLEEKLTAQAGEYSTATVPMTKHVIVDGNLITGQNPMSAAGVGEAVVEKLG; this is encoded by the coding sequence ATGAAGATTCTCGCTCTTTCGACCAGTGTCCACCGTTACGCGACCTCCGGCTTCCGCACCGGCATGTGGCTCGGCGAATTCACCCACTTCTACGACGTCGTGACTGAGGCGGGCCACGAGGTCGACCTCGCCAGTGTCGCCGGCGGTGTCGTGCCGATCGACCCGGTCAGCCTCAAAGCTCCCGTCATCCAGATGGGCGGGACGAATAAGCGCTACGAGGACCCCGAGTTCATGTCGCTTCTCGACGACACCCCCGCCATCGCCGACGTCGACCTCGACTCTTACGACGCGATCTACCTCATCGGCGGCCACGGCACCATGTACGACTTCACCGACCCGGACGTGAAGAAGGCCGTCGCGCACTTCGCCGACGCGAACAAGATCGTCTCCGGCGTGTGCCACGGACCAGTCAGCCTGCTCGATGTCACGCTCGCCGACGGCTCGCAGCTTATCGACGGCCGCCGCCTCACCGGCTACTCCTGGACCGAGGAGAAGCTGGCCAACCGCACCGACGAGGTTCCCTTCAGCCTCGAGGAGAAGCTCACCGCCCAGGCCGGCGAGTACTCCACCGCCACCGTCCCCATGACCAAGCACGTCATTGTGGACGGCAACCTCATCACCGGGCAGAACCCGATGAGCGCGGCGGGCGTGGGTGAGGCCGTCGTCGAAAAGCTCGGCTAG
- a CDS encoding IS481 family transposase — MNSPNRNLAIVKAVRDQGEPVIKVAKRFGISRQRVYKILAEFDAGGAEAIAPKSRAPHTHPNAVPDSLRNYIIDMRKELTKAGLDAGPDTIAFHLDRQGLRTPSTSTIRRIITDAGLVDPQPQKKPRSSYIRFEAAMPNECWQADITYLFLIDGRRVEVLDFIDDHSRYLLSITARPAFTGPAVAAELQRLIDTYGPPASTLTDNGLVFTARLAGRKGGRNAFEKVLTDNCIQQKNGRPGHPQTQGKIERFHQTLKRWINAQPPAETIPHLQRQLNEFAAYYNTERPHRSLGRRTPQQAYTTGPKAEPNHTPEEEWRVRNDVVAPSGKVTIRYAGRLYSLGIGRAYYGEEVLMVITDNHITTSLKETGEPIAEHYIDTSRNYQKAYWRKGQPPLT, encoded by the coding sequence ATGAACAGCCCGAACCGCAACCTTGCCATCGTCAAAGCCGTCCGTGATCAAGGTGAACCAGTCATCAAAGTCGCCAAACGCTTCGGCATCTCCCGCCAGCGCGTCTACAAGATTCTTGCCGAGTTCGACGCCGGCGGCGCAGAGGCCATCGCCCCGAAATCCCGCGCACCGCACACCCACCCAAATGCCGTGCCGGACAGCTTGCGCAACTACATCATCGACATGCGCAAAGAACTCACCAAAGCAGGACTCGACGCAGGCCCAGACACCATCGCCTTCCACCTAGACAGGCAGGGGCTTCGCACCCCGTCAACATCAACGATCCGCCGCATCATCACTGACGCCGGACTCGTCGACCCGCAACCACAAAAGAAACCACGCAGCTCCTACATCAGGTTTGAAGCCGCCATGCCCAACGAATGCTGGCAAGCCGACATCACCTACCTCTTCCTCATCGACGGCAGACGCGTAGAAGTCCTCGACTTCATCGACGACCACTCCCGCTACCTGCTATCAATCACCGCCCGGCCAGCATTTACAGGCCCAGCAGTCGCAGCAGAACTCCAACGCCTCATCGACACCTACGGCCCACCGGCATCCACGCTCACTGACAACGGGCTGGTGTTCACCGCCCGGTTAGCCGGACGAAAAGGCGGCCGCAACGCTTTTGAGAAAGTCCTCACCGACAACTGCATCCAACAGAAAAACGGCCGGCCAGGACACCCACAAACTCAAGGCAAAATCGAACGCTTCCACCAAACACTCAAACGCTGGATCAACGCCCAACCACCCGCCGAAACCATCCCCCACCTTCAACGACAACTCAACGAATTCGCCGCCTACTACAACACCGAACGCCCCCACAGATCACTTGGGCGGCGCACCCCACAACAGGCATACACAACAGGACCCAAGGCCGAACCCAACCACACCCCCGAAGAAGAATGGCGCGTCCGCAACGATGTCGTCGCCCCCAGCGGCAAAGTCACCATCCGCTACGCCGGCAGGCTCTACAGCCTAGGAATCGGACGCGCCTACTACGGCGAAGAAGTCCTGATGGTCATCACCGACAACCACATCACAACATCACTAAAAGAAACCGGCGAACCCATCGCCGAGCACTACATCGACACATCCCGCAATTACCAAAAAGCCTACTGGCGAAAAGGCCAACCCCCACTGACCTGA
- a CDS encoding YceI family protein, with amino-acid sequence MTTPNSFSGVYDLDTAHSSVGFTVRHAMVTKVHGEFTDFTAALTANQENPSESKVEATVQTASVDTRNADRDAHVKNEDFFDVENYPQMKFVSTAFDVDASGNGTVTGDLTIKETTKPVTLDVETFGVEEDPFGNTRLGFEARTTINRKDFGIDFDAPLNSGGALVGEKITIEIDGSGIKRA; translated from the coding sequence ATGACCACCCCGAACAGCTTCAGTGGCGTTTACGATCTCGACACCGCTCACTCTTCTGTCGGATTCACTGTCCGGCACGCAATGGTGACCAAGGTGCACGGCGAGTTCACCGACTTCACCGCTGCCCTGACCGCGAACCAGGAGAACCCGAGCGAGAGCAAGGTTGAGGCGACGGTGCAGACGGCATCCGTCGATACGCGCAACGCGGACCGTGATGCGCACGTCAAGAACGAGGACTTCTTCGACGTCGAGAATTACCCGCAGATGAAGTTCGTTTCCACGGCTTTCGACGTCGACGCTTCCGGCAACGGCACCGTCACCGGTGATCTGACCATCAAGGAGACCACCAAGCCGGTCACCCTCGACGTTGAGACCTTCGGCGTCGAGGAAGACCCGTTCGGCAACACCCGCCTCGGCTTCGAGGCCCGCACCACGATCAACCGCAAGGACTTCGGCATCGACTTCGACGCCCCGCTGAACTCCGGCGGCGCACTCGTCGGCGAGAAAATCACCATCGAGATCGACGGCTCCGGCATCAAGCGCGCTTAG
- a CDS encoding PspC domain-containing protein: MSSPYDPTNPENQENTENSANTNNNNVDSVSTSNPGKADANQGAPYQGANQQGGFQQNPVPPASRKLYRSVNDRMISGVCGGIAETYGIDPVLVRVLFVAAFLLGFSGGLIYLICWIVIPDQRY; the protein is encoded by the coding sequence ATGTCCAGCCCGTACGACCCGACCAATCCGGAGAACCAAGAGAACACGGAGAACTCGGCGAACACGAATAACAACAACGTCGACTCTGTCAGCACATCGAACCCGGGCAAGGCTGATGCCAACCAGGGCGCTCCCTACCAGGGTGCCAACCAGCAGGGCGGGTTCCAGCAGAACCCAGTGCCACCAGCCTCCCGCAAGCTGTACCGTTCGGTGAACGACCGCATGATCAGCGGCGTGTGCGGCGGCATTGCGGAGACCTACGGCATTGACCCGGTACTGGTGCGCGTTCTCTTCGTCGCGGCTTTCCTCTTGGGCTTCTCCGGCGGTTTGATCTACCTGATCTGTTGGATCGTCATCCCGGACCAGCGCTATTAG
- a CDS encoding MarR family winged helix-turn-helix transcriptional regulator: MSTEPRWLSDDEQFFWRQLLAARGKLMRVVDESLIASSDLSSPEFSVLVKLSEAEEHCMRLRDLCNELEWDRSRASHQITRMERRELVTKEKSVSDGRGVVVRLTDTGMKCLERAVPDHVETVRRAVFDHLDPADMPAIRRFFDGILASEEVAGREEAN, from the coding sequence ATGAGTACGGAACCACGCTGGCTCAGCGATGACGAGCAGTTTTTCTGGCGGCAGCTTCTCGCGGCCCGGGGCAAACTCATGCGTGTGGTCGATGAATCGTTGATCGCCAGCTCTGATTTGTCCAGCCCAGAATTCTCGGTCTTGGTCAAGCTTTCCGAGGCTGAAGAGCACTGCATGCGTCTCCGTGACCTGTGCAATGAGTTGGAGTGGGACCGCTCCCGTGCCTCCCACCAGATCACTCGTATGGAGCGCCGCGAGCTGGTGACCAAGGAGAAAAGTGTGAGCGACGGCCGCGGCGTCGTCGTCCGCCTGACCGACACTGGGATGAAGTGCCTTGAGCGCGCTGTCCCCGACCATGTGGAGACAGTCCGCCGTGCTGTCTTCGACCATCTCGACCCAGCTGATATGCCGGCCATCCGCCGCTTCTTCGACGGCATTCTCGCTTCCGAAGAAGTCGCCGGCAGGGAGGAAGCTAACTAG
- a CDS encoding AAA family ATPase: MRIHSLVIDNVRAVEHLELTDLPDTGVILIHGDNEAGKSTILDALDAVLTIKHDSTAQKIRALYPKGRDEQPEVTLGATVGPYTFTVHKRFGKGAKGKAELTITAPRREELTGEHAHNRLGEILAEHVDQELFDALFLRQGAFTETISAAGIPSFTRALEASGTDGAATSTPADAALDDSGLMQRVEAEFSRYFTGKGNDKQVLTNADKDVAEAEAAVREAEVELESYERDVDEFAQCEATMAEIDAELPAAEEELVQREEEAAAASELAGKLETAREKADRAAVDAERAEDDLERRAALASRAEELDTELASITEDLEPARERDRLEAENLAAKEQAHAEAREAEKTAREKLSAAEKALAAAQATVRLDELAATVKRLDEADAEIARLRSTVPERPVTDDDVRALENAANEVALQQRLRDAAAARVDIIAPDGTTITVDGEERILGGGAESDSDSDSDSVALHEGTQLGIGGVTLTYRAAAGADTASSALEEAEAELGRLSEVIGCGDVAQARTLRDTHRDAAAALAAARDRRLDIIGNRDADELRHEHARAAELAGETDSALADTLSVDDAQAALDDTRTGVEEAAQAVHDLALELVELRTKPEHAALIALEAKIAGVTSSAEGARADLAAAREKADDDALATARATARSASEAAAQAVLTVAEEVAQADPEQAEALRDGARNRVDNLTKRYNTARDRRLQLESRVTSAEGEGEKLEHARAALEVARVGRDRLRRKANAVKLLHEILVAHRDAARAKYAAPFARSLQRYASQVFGPGTEFELDDALRVHTRTVDGTTIDLAQLSGGAKEQMALLTRFAIADMVAGGGEGETTVPVVVDDALGATDPQRLARMNALFSQVGENSQVFVLTCFPQRFDRVAAARSSSIQELKTRR, from the coding sequence ATGCGCATTCACTCGCTCGTCATTGACAATGTCCGCGCGGTCGAGCACCTCGAGCTCACCGACCTGCCCGACACGGGCGTCATCCTCATCCATGGTGACAACGAGGCCGGCAAGTCCACCATCCTCGACGCGCTGGACGCTGTGCTGACCATCAAGCACGACTCCACTGCCCAGAAGATCCGCGCGTTGTACCCGAAAGGCCGCGACGAGCAGCCTGAGGTCACGCTCGGTGCCACCGTCGGCCCGTACACGTTCACCGTGCACAAGCGCTTCGGCAAAGGTGCCAAAGGCAAAGCCGAGCTGACCATCACCGCGCCGCGCCGCGAGGAGCTCACCGGCGAGCACGCCCACAACCGCCTGGGTGAGATCCTCGCCGAGCATGTGGACCAGGAGCTTTTTGACGCATTATTCCTCCGCCAGGGTGCCTTCACCGAGACGATTTCCGCTGCCGGCATTCCGTCCTTCACCCGCGCTCTGGAGGCCTCCGGCACGGACGGCGCGGCCACCAGCACCCCTGCCGACGCGGCCCTCGACGATTCTGGCCTGATGCAGCGTGTGGAAGCCGAATTCAGCCGCTACTTCACCGGCAAGGGCAACGACAAGCAGGTTCTCACCAACGCCGACAAGGACGTCGCAGAGGCTGAAGCCGCCGTGCGCGAGGCTGAGGTGGAGCTCGAATCCTACGAGCGGGATGTCGATGAATTCGCCCAGTGCGAGGCCACGATGGCCGAGATTGATGCAGAATTGCCCGCCGCCGAGGAAGAACTCGTCCAGCGTGAGGAAGAAGCCGCCGCTGCCTCCGAGCTCGCGGGAAAGCTCGAGACGGCGCGGGAGAAAGCCGACCGCGCGGCAGTCGACGCCGAGCGTGCCGAAGACGACCTGGAGCGCCGCGCCGCACTCGCCTCGCGCGCTGAAGAGCTCGACACCGAGCTAGCCAGCATCACTGAGGATCTCGAACCCGCACGTGAACGCGACCGCCTCGAGGCAGAGAACCTCGCGGCCAAGGAGCAGGCCCACGCCGAGGCCCGCGAGGCTGAGAAGACTGCGCGTGAGAAGCTCTCCGCCGCCGAGAAAGCCTTAGCCGCCGCTCAGGCCACGGTCCGGCTGGACGAGCTCGCCGCCACAGTGAAACGCCTGGACGAGGCCGACGCGGAGATCGCCCGCCTGCGCAGCACCGTTCCCGAGCGCCCCGTCACCGACGACGATGTGCGGGCACTCGAGAACGCCGCCAACGAGGTCGCCCTCCAGCAGCGCCTGCGCGATGCGGCCGCGGCGCGCGTGGACATTATCGCCCCCGACGGCACGACCATCACCGTCGACGGGGAAGAGCGAATTCTCGGCGGTGGTGCTGAATCCGACTCCGACTCTGACTCTGACTCCGTCGCCCTGCACGAGGGCACACAGCTCGGCATCGGTGGTGTGACGCTGACCTACCGCGCTGCCGCCGGAGCGGACACAGCCTCCAGCGCCCTTGAGGAGGCCGAAGCCGAGCTGGGGCGCCTCTCAGAGGTGATCGGCTGCGGCGACGTGGCGCAAGCGCGCACCCTGCGGGACACCCACCGCGACGCAGCAGCCGCCCTCGCCGCCGCGCGCGACCGCCGCCTGGATATCATCGGCAACCGCGACGCCGACGAGCTGCGCCACGAGCACGCCCGAGCCGCAGAGTTGGCGGGGGAGACCGACTCCGCACTGGCGGACACACTCTCTGTCGACGACGCTCAAGCAGCTTTGGACGACACCCGGACTGGCGTGGAGGAAGCGGCGCAGGCTGTCCACGACCTAGCACTTGAGCTCGTGGAGCTGCGGACCAAGCCGGAGCACGCGGCGCTTATCGCCCTCGAAGCGAAAATCGCCGGTGTGACATCGTCCGCGGAGGGAGCGCGAGCCGACCTCGCCGCCGCGCGGGAGAAGGCTGACGACGATGCGCTTGCCACTGCCCGCGCTACCGCCCGATCCGCGAGCGAGGCCGCCGCTCAAGCCGTTTTGACTGTCGCTGAGGAAGTGGCTCAGGCCGACCCGGAGCAGGCCGAAGCGCTGCGCGACGGTGCCCGCAACCGGGTGGACAACCTGACCAAGCGCTACAACACCGCCCGCGACCGCCGACTGCAGCTTGAATCCCGTGTGACCAGCGCAGAGGGAGAAGGGGAGAAGCTGGAGCACGCGCGCGCCGCGCTGGAGGTGGCCCGTGTGGGGCGCGACAGGCTGCGCCGCAAAGCCAACGCCGTCAAGCTGCTCCACGAAATCCTCGTAGCCCACCGGGACGCCGCCCGCGCCAAGTACGCCGCGCCCTTCGCCCGCTCACTGCAGCGCTACGCCAGCCAGGTCTTTGGTCCTGGTACCGAGTTCGAGCTCGACGACGCTTTGCGGGTCCACACCCGCACCGTTGACGGCACCACGATCGACCTGGCGCAACTTTCCGGCGGCGCGAAGGAACAGATGGCACTGCTGACCCGCTTCGCCATCGCCGACATGGTGGCTGGCGGCGGGGAAGGGGAGACGACTGTTCCCGTCGTCGTCGACGATGCGCTCGGTGCCACTGACCCGCAGCGCCTCGCCCGCATGAACGCGCTGTTCTCTCAGGTGGGGGAGAACTCCCAAGTTTTCGTCCTGACCTGTTTCCCGCAGCGCTTCGACCGCGTCGCTGCTGCCCGCAGCTCCTCCATTCAGGAGCTCAAAACGCGGCGATAG
- a CDS encoding metallophosphoesterase, translating to MTSSPQHVTFIHSSDFQLGMTRWFLDDKAQSRFDDSRLRAIARLGDLATETGAEFIVVAGDVFDANALAAQTMGRALEALGALPVPVYLLPGNHDALLPGAALERAGQRDNITVLSDSTPIEVRPGVELVGAPLLARYATEDLAAKALAELEPTDSIRVLVAHGQCEDRSGENKPDRIDLPGLEAAAAAGTIDYVAMGDTHSAGSIGNSGRVWFSGAPEVTDFHDRREGVEGGEVNSGKALVVEIDKRSADDVDVKVDERVTGEWTFDALHWEVSDGADVEELLAQLDAYPEKARTVVKYSIAGTLGLEATRALEEGFASRENIFGALYERERLMDLHLEPSDEELEDLPLSGYAREAMSELLGSPDESSRDAVNLLFRLSKEPK from the coding sequence ATGACCTCGAGTCCACAGCACGTCACCTTCATCCACAGTTCCGATTTCCAGCTCGGCATGACCCGCTGGTTCCTGGACGACAAAGCCCAGTCCCGTTTTGACGACTCGCGGCTCCGCGCCATCGCCCGCCTCGGCGACCTCGCCACCGAGACGGGTGCGGAGTTCATCGTCGTCGCAGGAGACGTCTTCGACGCCAACGCCCTGGCGGCGCAGACCATGGGCCGCGCCCTCGAGGCGCTCGGCGCCTTGCCCGTGCCCGTCTACCTGCTGCCGGGCAACCACGACGCCCTCCTGCCGGGCGCGGCGCTCGAGCGCGCCGGGCAGCGCGACAACATCACGGTGCTCAGTGATTCCACGCCCATCGAGGTCCGCCCCGGTGTGGAGTTGGTCGGGGCGCCGCTTTTGGCCCGCTACGCCACCGAGGACCTCGCCGCGAAGGCGCTGGCGGAGCTGGAGCCGACAGATTCCATCCGCGTCCTCGTCGCCCACGGCCAGTGCGAGGACCGTAGCGGGGAGAACAAGCCGGACCGTATCGATTTGCCGGGGCTCGAGGCAGCTGCGGCCGCAGGCACCATCGACTATGTGGCCATGGGCGACACCCACTCCGCAGGCTCTATCGGCAATTCCGGCCGGGTGTGGTTCTCCGGGGCTCCCGAGGTCACCGACTTCCACGACCGGCGCGAGGGCGTCGAAGGGGGAGAGGTGAATTCAGGGAAGGCGCTCGTGGTGGAGATCGACAAACGCTCCGCGGACGACGTTGATGTAAAGGTCGATGAACGCGTGACCGGTGAATGGACTTTCGACGCCCTGCACTGGGAAGTCAGCGATGGCGCCGACGTCGAGGAGTTGCTCGCGCAGCTCGACGCTTACCCGGAAAAAGCCCGCACGGTGGTGAAATACTCCATCGCCGGCACCCTCGGCTTGGAGGCGACCCGCGCACTGGAGGAGGGGTTTGCCAGCCGGGAAAATATCTTCGGAGCGCTGTACGAGCGTGAGCGCCTCATGGATCTCCATCTCGAGCCCAGCGACGAGGAACTCGAGGATCTGCCGTTGAGCGGTTATGCCCGTGAGGCGATGTCGGAGCTCCTCGGCTCGCCCGACGAATCCTCCCGCGATGCCGTCAACCTGCTGTTCCGTCTGAGCAAGGAGCCGAAATAA